In Calditrichota bacterium, a genomic segment contains:
- a CDS encoding GTPase, whose protein sequence is MGARKRVLIMGAAGRDFHNFNVYFRERQDAEVVAFTATQIPDIEGRVYPAELAGPLYPRGIPIYPEEDLPKLITEKQVDEVVFSYSDVSHEYVMHKAAIVNAAGADFCLLGAKATMLESKVPVVAICAVRTGCGKSQTTRRVADILRSMGKRLVVVRHPMPYGDLRKQRVQRFATYEDLDRHECTIEEREEYEPHLDRGTVVYAGVDYAAILAEAEKEAEVILWDGGNNDIPFFRPALHITVADPLRAGHEVTYYPGETNLRMADVVVINKETTASFEDIENVRANVVEVNPRAIIVDAASPILVDKPELVRGKRVLVVEDGPTLTHGEMSYGAGVVAAQKYGACELVDPRPFLKGSLVATFEKYPEIGSLLPAMGYGPRQIKDLQATINACDCDTVIVGTPIDLRRVMRLKHPCVRVRYELQEIGSPTLQEILRGVPALRGDA, encoded by the coding sequence ATGGGAGCAAGGAAGAGAGTGCTTATCATGGGTGCAGCCGGACGCGATTTCCACAACTTTAATGTCTACTTCCGCGAGCGCCAAGATGCAGAGGTAGTTGCCTTCACCGCCACACAGATCCCGGACATAGAGGGACGCGTTTACCCCGCCGAACTGGCTGGTCCCTTGTATCCGCGTGGCATTCCCATCTATCCGGAAGAGGATCTTCCCAAGCTGATCACCGAGAAGCAGGTCGATGAGGTAGTTTTTTCCTATAGCGATGTCTCCCATGAGTATGTGATGCACAAAGCGGCGATCGTCAATGCCGCGGGTGCTGACTTTTGCCTTCTTGGGGCCAAGGCGACCATGCTGGAGAGCAAGGTCCCGGTGGTGGCCATCTGCGCGGTGCGCACCGGTTGCGGCAAGAGCCAGACCACGAGGCGGGTGGCCGATATTCTGCGCAGCATGGGCAAGCGGCTGGTGGTGGTCCGACATCCCATGCCCTATGGTGACCTGAGGAAACAGCGGGTACAGCGCTTTGCTACCTACGAGGACCTCGACCGCCACGAGTGTACCATCGAAGAGCGGGAGGAGTACGAACCTCATCTGGACCGTGGTACGGTGGTCTATGCAGGCGTTGATTATGCCGCCATTCTTGCCGAGGCGGAAAAAGAGGCCGAGGTAATCCTCTGGGACGGTGGGAACAACGACATACCGTTCTTTAGGCCGGCGCTGCACATCACCGTTGCTGATCCGCTGCGAGCCGGGCACGAGGTGACCTACTACCCCGGAGAGACCAACCTGCGCATGGCCGACGTGGTGGTCATCAACAAGGAGACGACCGCGTCTTTTGAGGACATCGAGAATGTGCGGGCCAATGTCGTTGAGGTCAACCCGCGCGCCATCATCGTCGATGCCGCCTCGCCGATTCTGGTGGACAAGCCGGAGCTGGTGCGCGGCAAGCGCGTGTTGGTGGTCGAGGACGGCCCCACGCTGACGCACGGGGAGATGAGCTATGGGGCAGGCGTGGTAGCGGCGCAAAAGTACGGCGCCTGCGAGTTGGTCGACCCCCGGCCTTTCCTGAAGGGGAGTCTGGTGGCCACTTTCGAAAAGTACCCCGAGATCGGCAGCCTGCTCCCCGCCATGGGCTATGGGCCACGGCAGATCAAAGACCTGCAGGCCACCATCAACGCCTGTGATTGCGACACCGTCATCGTCGGCACCCCCATTGACCTCCGGCGGGTGATGCGTCTCAAGCATCCCTGCGTGCGCGTGCGCTACGAGTTGCAGGAGATAGGCTCGCCCACGCTGCAAGAGATTCTCCGTGGAGTGCCGGCGTTGCGGGGAGATGCATAG
- the dusB gene encoding tRNA dihydrouridine synthase DusB, with amino-acid sequence MGIGSVEVHGKAVLAPMAGVSDSPFRRLCRSYGAALVFTEMVSANGLVRGSARTWGYLRFAEEERPIGVQLFGADPAVVAEAVQLVQQLRPELIDLNFGCPVPKVIRQGAGAVLLKEPARMEAICRAAVDAASVPVTAKVRSGWHDARQAVEIARRLAECGVAAITVHARTRSAMFTGKADWGVIAAVKAAVSVPVIGNGDVVDADSARQMMEQTGCDLVMVGRGALGNPFVFRHINQLLAGEQPGVPSVEERIGACLQHLELAVAQLPETVAVVRMRKHVAWYLKRIPGAKAVRSHVMTLKTVAEVRDTLLGWLAQQDVHC; translated from the coding sequence ATGGGCATCGGCAGCGTAGAAGTGCACGGGAAGGCAGTCCTGGCGCCGATGGCGGGGGTCAGTGACAGCCCCTTTCGGCGCCTGTGCCGTTCGTACGGTGCGGCGCTGGTCTTCACGGAAATGGTGAGCGCCAACGGCTTGGTGCGGGGCAGTGCGCGCACGTGGGGCTATCTGCGCTTCGCGGAGGAGGAGCGGCCCATCGGGGTACAGCTCTTCGGGGCTGATCCTGCTGTGGTCGCTGAGGCAGTACAGCTTGTGCAGCAGCTGCGGCCAGAGCTCATCGACCTGAACTTTGGTTGCCCGGTGCCGAAGGTCATCCGCCAGGGTGCAGGGGCGGTACTGCTCAAGGAACCCGCACGCATGGAAGCAATCTGCCGTGCTGCCGTGGACGCGGCCTCCGTGCCGGTGACCGCCAAAGTCAGGTCCGGTTGGCATGATGCCCGCCAGGCGGTGGAGATCGCACGCCGGCTGGCGGAGTGTGGCGTCGCGGCCATTACCGTGCACGCGCGTACCAGGTCAGCGATGTTCACCGGCAAGGCGGATTGGGGAGTCATCGCAGCCGTGAAGGCAGCCGTCAGCGTGCCGGTCATCGGCAACGGGGACGTGGTCGACGCCGACAGCGCGCGGCAGATGATGGAACAGACCGGGTGCGACCTCGTGATGGTGGGCAGGGGTGCTCTTGGGAACCCTTTCGTTTTCCGGCACATCAATCAACTCCTTGCTGGCGAGCAACCTGGTGTGCCTTCTGTGGAGGAACGCATCGGCGCGTGCCTACAGCACCTGGAGTTGGCCGTTGCGCAGCTACCCGAGACGGTGGCGGTGGTGCGCATGCGCAAGCATGTGGCATGGTACCTGAAACGCATCCCTGGCGCCAAGGCCGTGCGCTCGCACGTGATGACGCTCAAGACAGTTGCCGAGGTGCGTGACACGCTGCTCGGTTGGTTAGCGCAGCAGGACGTGCACTGCTGA
- a CDS encoding 50S ribosomal protein L28 — translation MARRCEICGKGPSVGHNISHAHNVTLRRWLPNLQTVRVKVDGGSRRMRVCTRCLRSGRVQKAV, via the coding sequence ATGGCACGAAGATGTGAGATCTGCGGCAAGGGACCATCTGTGGGCCACAACATCAGCCATGCGCACAACGTGACGTTGCGCCGCTGGCTTCCGAATCTGCAGACGGTGCGAGTTAAGGTCGATGGCGGCTCGAGGCGGATGCGTGTGTGCACCCGCTGCCTGCGCAGTGGACGCGTGCAGAAGGCCGTGTAG
- a CDS encoding radical SAM protein translates to MGRGTRDFRRYAEALLSAEDSAVRLKPEAPIQVALVYPNSYEVGMANLGYQSLYRLLNGCGETRCERAFLGEGPLRREVRTLESGRPLRDFDIVAFSLSFELDYPNAVWMLHQAGIPLLRTERGEHDPLLLAGGAAVTLNPAPMMPIMDAIFIGEAEEAIEPIVAAYRRGRDAGRGRAGVVEEMGGVSGVLAPASVGTRWEGPAVARQYVAELRAHPTFSAVVTRHSHYRKMFLVEVGRGCSRGCSFCAAGHIYRPRRLLSAAEVEEVVRGHIFATKRVGLVGAALSDFPELDQLCEHLADAGYELGLSSFRIDALSERLLNALARANVRSITLAPEAGSERLRFLINKRISDAEIDRALTLVSQAPVATLRLYFLIGLPTEGESDLDAIVRMVREAAARFAGKGKGRRVTVSINTVIPKAWTVFQWAALPERAELQERRKWLEAQLRRVSGVSVRPKSLREELLQAVLSLGGQEVGHALVLKVRRNLSWPQAWSEAGVDWRQLIHRPRTYRSTLPWDIVDAGIIRAQLWRQWCKMQGQVGEGEARPGDRVGGSKGS, encoded by the coding sequence ATGGGCAGGGGTACGAGGGACTTTCGACGCTACGCTGAGGCCCTGCTCAGTGCAGAAGACAGCGCAGTGCGCCTCAAACCGGAGGCGCCGATCCAGGTGGCACTGGTCTACCCCAACTCCTACGAGGTGGGGATGGCCAATCTGGGATATCAATCGCTCTACCGCCTCCTCAACGGTTGTGGCGAGACGCGATGCGAGAGGGCCTTCCTCGGTGAAGGCCCTCTCCGCCGCGAAGTGCGCACCCTGGAGTCGGGGCGACCCTTGCGCGATTTTGATATTGTCGCTTTTTCGCTTTCTTTTGAGCTCGATTACCCCAATGCGGTGTGGATGCTCCACCAGGCGGGGATTCCCCTCCTGAGGACGGAGCGTGGGGAGCATGACCCGCTGCTTCTTGCGGGTGGCGCAGCGGTGACCCTCAATCCAGCGCCGATGATGCCCATCATGGACGCCATCTTCATTGGCGAAGCGGAAGAGGCAATCGAGCCGATCGTCGCCGCGTATCGAAGAGGACGTGATGCTGGCCGAGGCCGGGCGGGTGTGGTGGAAGAGATGGGTGGTGTGTCTGGGGTTCTCGCTCCGGCCTCGGTCGGCACGCGATGGGAAGGCCCTGCTGTGGCACGGCAGTACGTGGCCGAACTCCGCGCGCACCCAACATTCTCGGCGGTAGTGACGCGGCATAGTCACTACCGCAAGATGTTTCTGGTGGAAGTAGGCCGCGGCTGTTCCCGCGGCTGTTCTTTTTGTGCCGCCGGGCATATTTACCGTCCCCGGCGACTGCTCAGCGCTGCAGAAGTTGAAGAAGTGGTGCGGGGTCACATCTTCGCCACGAAAAGGGTGGGCCTGGTAGGCGCCGCCCTGTCGGACTTTCCGGAATTGGACCAGCTCTGCGAGCACCTCGCGGACGCAGGATATGAACTGGGACTTTCCTCCTTCCGCATCGACGCCCTCTCGGAGCGGCTGCTCAATGCGCTTGCCCGGGCCAATGTCCGCTCCATCACCTTAGCCCCAGAGGCAGGCTCGGAGCGGCTTCGCTTCCTCATCAACAAGCGCATCAGCGACGCAGAGATCGACAGGGCCTTGACCCTGGTCTCGCAGGCCCCAGTGGCGACCCTGAGGCTCTACTTTCTCATCGGCCTCCCCACGGAGGGAGAAAGCGACCTCGATGCCATCGTGCGTATGGTGCGCGAAGCGGCGGCGCGCTTCGCTGGCAAGGGAAAGGGGCGCCGGGTGACGGTGAGCATCAACACAGTCATTCCCAAAGCATGGACGGTCTTTCAATGGGCGGCCTTGCCCGAGCGTGCCGAACTGCAGGAGCGGCGGAAGTGGTTAGAGGCTCAGTTGCGCCGCGTCAGCGGAGTGAGTGTCCGCCCCAAGAGCCTGCGGGAGGAATTACTGCAGGCGGTTCTCTCCCTGGGAGGGCAGGAAGTGGGTCATGCTCTGGTCCTGAAGGTGAGGCGCAACCTAAGCTGGCCCCAGGCCTGGAGCGAAGCAGGGGTCGATTGGCGGCAGCTCATTCACCGGCCGAGAACGTACCGATCAACGCTCCCGTGGGACATCGTGGACGCCGGCATAATCAGGGCACAGCTCTGGCGGCAATGGTGCAAGATGCAGGGGCAGGTCGGAGAGGGGGAAGCCAGGCCCGGTGACCGCGTCGGGGGATCTAAGGGTTCTTGA